One region of Candidatus Saccharibacteria bacterium genomic DNA includes:
- a CDS encoding rRNA pseudouridine synthase produces the protein MRINKYVAAGTSLSRRAADTAVTNGRVTINGHTAETGSQVKPTDTVCFDGVKLAIREAPTTIILNKPVGYVCSRNGQGSQTIFELLPPEYRHLQPVGRLDKDSSGLLLLTDDGDLANELTHPRYAKTKIYEVTLDKPLAPLHQQMITDIGITLQDGKSQFLITKIDSQAQSTGGERIKTGVGQGRHGQSRASREKGNAPPRSIEQSVPIYQITMTEGRNRQIRRTLSALGYNVTTLHRTKFGSYSLHSLGAGQHSVVSAYEA, from the coding sequence ATGCGTATAAACAAGTACGTCGCAGCCGGTACATCACTAAGCCGCCGCGCTGCCGACACTGCCGTTACTAATGGCCGCGTTACCATAAATGGTCATACCGCTGAAACTGGATCTCAGGTGAAGCCAACAGATACAGTTTGCTTCGATGGGGTAAAATTGGCCATTCGTGAGGCGCCCACAACAATCATACTCAATAAACCAGTCGGCTACGTGTGTTCACGGAACGGGCAGGGCAGTCAGACCATTTTTGAGCTGTTGCCACCTGAGTATCGGCATCTCCAGCCCGTTGGGCGGCTCGACAAAGACTCTTCTGGGCTTCTGCTGCTTACCGATGACGGTGACCTTGCCAATGAGCTGACCCATCCGCGCTACGCAAAAACTAAAATCTACGAAGTTACACTCGACAAACCCCTCGCCCCCCTCCATCAACAAATGATTACAGATATCGGGATAACGCTCCAAGACGGGAAGAGTCAGTTCTTGATTACAAAAATTGACTCACAAGCACAGAGCACGGGCGGCGAAAGGATTAAGACGGGGGTGGGACAGGGGCGACACGGGCAAAGCCGTGCGTCGCGCGAGAAGGGCAACGCCCCTCCCAGGTCAATTGAGCAGTCTGTGCCGATTTACCAAATTACTATGACAGAAGGCCGTAATCGCCAAATTCGCCGCACGCTCTCCGCCCTCGGCTACAATGTCACCACCCTCCACCGTACTAAGTTCGGCTCTTACTCACTGCATTCCCTTGGTGCTGGCCAGCACTCTGTCGTTTCTGCCTATGAAGCCTAG